A window of the Enoplosus armatus isolate fEnoArm2 chromosome 5, fEnoArm2.hap1, whole genome shotgun sequence genome harbors these coding sequences:
- the alkbh8 gene encoding tRNA (carboxymethyluridine(34)-5-O)-methyltransferase alkbh8 isoform X4, giving the protein MDPSVESDVKAVRRSKEYKKVLRKQIKASHTLLKHEGISTASQPTKSLVVANGGLGNGVSREELCTALKEMGELEMLIMHPHKPYAFVTYRSEESARKAHIHLNGQKLQCGENSVTLYLGYVDSVTCEEEASVSLPEGLVLVEDFVSLEEEALLLAAIDWSSTNDDVSAQKALKHRRVKHYGFEFRYDNNNVDKDKPLAAGIPQECLPVLERCVKNEHIDIMPDQLTVNQYESGQGIPPHVDTHSAFEDTIMSLSLGAQTVMEFRHPDGRLVAVVLPGRSLLVMKGESRYLWTHGITPRKFDMVPACDPQSPAHMTPDLGTRSNLTLSKRGTRTSFTFRKIRHEPCRCAFPSACDSQGAPSASPPSPPSLPCCHDDAARLEEEYVHRVYDAIASHFSSTRHSPWPRVCHFLSSLPPGSVLADVGCGNGKYLGVNTEVIAVGCDRSSALVQICAERGFQAFVSDALSVPLRTASCDACISIAVIHHFSTQERRLAAVRELARLLKPGGRVLIYVWAFEQEYNKQRSKYLKDQNKEHPENHSPTKSTPEDIQEPSIHTSRHLEDNLQDVCKETDGKLSVHTNRTAFNTQDLLVPWHLKEGRRRGEEESGEGGKKDKRKEKPTKTLASDPSPGFDSNASSGSGLDTSDATRSPDFKPSPNGDTTQTSTSTLKSASESSPAPVFHRYYHVFQQGELEQLCGWVAGVKVQSSYHDQGNWCVILEKQDELTHS; this is encoded by the exons ATGGATCCTAGTGTGGAAAGCGACGTGAAGGCCGTCAGGAGGAGTAAAGAGTATAAGAAAGTTCTTCGAAAACAGATAAAAGCCAGTCACACTTTACTGAAACATGAAGGCATCAGCACAGCATCGCAGCCGACCAAG AGTTTGGTGGTGGCTAACGGCGGCCTGGGGAACGGCGTTAGTCGGGAGGAGCTGTGTACAGCCCTGAAAGAGATGGGAGAGCTGGAGATGCTGATCATGCACCCTCACAAGCCCTATGCTTTTGTCACGTACAG ATCTGAAGAGAGTGCTCGGAAAGCCCACATCCACCTCAATGGCCAAAAGCTGCAATGTGGAGAGAACAGTGTCACACTCTACCTCGGTTATGTCGACTCAG tgaCCTGTGAGGAAGAGGCGTCCGTTTCTTTGCCAGAGGGATTAGTCTTGGTGGAGGATTTTGTGTCACTGGAGGAAGAGGCTCTGTTGCTTGCTGCCATTGACTGGTCGTCAACTAATGATGACGTCTCTG CTCAGAAAGCTCTGAAGCATCGAAGAGTCAAACATTATGGCTTTGAATTTCGCTACGACAACAACAATGTGGATAAAGACAAGCCGTTAGCTGCAG GTATTCCTCAGGAGTGTCTACCTGTTCTGGAGCGGTGTGTGAAGAACGAACACATCGACATCATGCCAGACCAGCTGACTGTCAACCAGTATGAGTCTGGACAGG GTATTCCTCCTCACGTGGACACTCACTCTGCCTTTGAGGACACCATCATGTCACTGAGCCTGGGGGCACAG ACGGTGATGGAGTTCCGTCACCCTGATGGCCGTCTGGTTGCCGTGGTGTTGCCAGGACGGAGCCTCCTGGTGATGAAGGGAGAGAGCAGATACCTCTGGACACATGG GATTACTCCTCGGAAGTTTGACATGGTTCCAGCCTGCGACCCACAGTCTCCTGCTCATATGACGCCTGACCTCGGGACCCGCAGCAATCTCACTTTGAGCAAGAGGGGCACGCGCACTTCTTTCACCTTCCGCAAGATCAGACATGAACCCTGCCGCTGTG ccttcCCCTCTGCCTGCGACAGTCAGGGAGCTCCCTCAGCCTCTCCGCCGTCTCCCCCCTCGCTACCCTGTTGCCATGACGACGCAGCCCGTCTTGAGGAGGAGTATGTGCACCGGGTGTACGACGCCATCGCCTCCCACTTCAGCAGCACCCGCCACTCCCCATGGCCTCGCGTTTGCCACTTCCTGTCGTCGCTCCCACCCGGCAGCGTGCTGGCTGATGTGGGCTGTGGAAACGGGAAATACCTGGGCGTCAACACAGAAGTTATTGCA gtTGGTTGTGACCGTAGCAGTGCTCTTGTCCAAATCTGTGCAGAGAGGGGTTTCCAGGCGTTCGTATCAGATGCTCTCAGTGTCCCCCTGCGGACTGCCTCCTGTGATGCCTGTATCTCCATAGCTGTCATACACCACTTTTCCACACAG gagCGTCGGCTGGCAGCAGTGAGGGAGCTGGCAAGACTTTTGAAGCCTGGAGGTCGAGTGCTCATCTACGTTTGGGCTTTTGAACAAGAGTACAACAAGCAGAGGTCCAAGTACCTCAAAGACCAGAACAAAGAGCACCCTGAGAACCACAGCCCCACTAAAAGCACTCCAGAAGACATCCAGGAACCGAGTATCCATACCAGCAGACATTTAGAAGACAACCTACAAGATGTTTGCAAAGAGACCGATGGCAAACTTAGTGTGCACACCAACCGCACAGCCTTCAACACCCAGGACCTTTTGGTTCCCTGGCATCTGAAAGAGGGGAGAAGACGAGGCGAGGAAGAGTCAGGAGAGGGTGGGAAGAAGgataaaaggaaagagaagCCCACAAAGACTTTGGCCTCTGACCCAAGTCCAGGTTTTGACTCAAATGCGTCTTCTGGATCAGGTCTTGACACCAGTGATGCCACACGCAGCCCAGACTTTAAACCCAGTCCAAATGGTGACACTACTCAGACCTCTACTTCTACTCTAAAGTCGGCGTCTGAGAGCAGCCCAGCGCCCGTTTTTCACCGGTATTACCACGTGttccagcagggggagctggAGCAGCTGTGTGGTTGGGTGGCTGGAGTCAAAGTGCAGAGCAGCTACCACGACCAGGGAAACTGGTGTGTTATATTAGAGAAGCAAGATGAACTGACACACTCATAG
- the alkbh8 gene encoding tRNA (carboxymethyluridine(34)-5-O)-methyltransferase alkbh8 isoform X2 — protein MDPSVESDVKAVRRSKEYKKVLRKQIKASHTLLKHEGISTASQPTKSLVVANGGLGNGVSREELCTALKEMGELEMLIMHPHKPYAFVTYRSEESARKAHIHLNGQKLQCGENSVTLYLGYVDSVTCEEEASVSLPEGLVLVEDFVSLEEEALLLAAIDWSSTNDDVSAQKALKHRRVKHYGFEFRYDNNNVDKDKPLAAGIPQECLPVLERCVKNEHIDIMPDQLTVNQYESGQGIPPHVDTHSAFEDTIMSLSLGAQTVMEFRHPDGRLVAVVLPGRSLLVMKGESRYLWTHGITPRKFDMVPACDPQSPAHMTPDLGTRSNLTLSKRGTRTSFTFRKIRHEPCRCAFPSACDSQGAPSASPPSPPSLPCCHDDAARLEEEYVHRVYDAIASHFSSTRHSPWPRVCHFLSSLPPGSVLADVGCGNGKYLGVNTEVIAVGCDRSSALVQICAERGFQAFVSDALSVPLRTASCDACISIAVIHHFSTQERRLAAVRELARLLKPGGRVLIYVWAFEQEYNKQRSKYLKDQNKEHPENHSPTKSTPEDIQEPSIHTSRHLEDNLQDVCKETDGKLSVHTNRTAFNTQDLLVPWHLKEGRRRGEEESGEGGKKDKRKEKPTKTLASDPTPVFHRYYHVFQQGELEQLCGWVAGVKVQSSYHDQGNWCVILEKQDELTHS, from the exons ATGGATCCTAGTGTGGAAAGCGACGTGAAGGCCGTCAGGAGGAGTAAAGAGTATAAGAAAGTTCTTCGAAAACAGATAAAAGCCAGTCACACTTTACTGAAACATGAAGGCATCAGCACAGCATCGCAGCCGACCAAG AGTTTGGTGGTGGCTAACGGCGGCCTGGGGAACGGCGTTAGTCGGGAGGAGCTGTGTACAGCCCTGAAAGAGATGGGAGAGCTGGAGATGCTGATCATGCACCCTCACAAGCCCTATGCTTTTGTCACGTACAG ATCTGAAGAGAGTGCTCGGAAAGCCCACATCCACCTCAATGGCCAAAAGCTGCAATGTGGAGAGAACAGTGTCACACTCTACCTCGGTTATGTCGACTCAG tgaCCTGTGAGGAAGAGGCGTCCGTTTCTTTGCCAGAGGGATTAGTCTTGGTGGAGGATTTTGTGTCACTGGAGGAAGAGGCTCTGTTGCTTGCTGCCATTGACTGGTCGTCAACTAATGATGACGTCTCTG CTCAGAAAGCTCTGAAGCATCGAAGAGTCAAACATTATGGCTTTGAATTTCGCTACGACAACAACAATGTGGATAAAGACAAGCCGTTAGCTGCAG GTATTCCTCAGGAGTGTCTACCTGTTCTGGAGCGGTGTGTGAAGAACGAACACATCGACATCATGCCAGACCAGCTGACTGTCAACCAGTATGAGTCTGGACAGG GTATTCCTCCTCACGTGGACACTCACTCTGCCTTTGAGGACACCATCATGTCACTGAGCCTGGGGGCACAG ACGGTGATGGAGTTCCGTCACCCTGATGGCCGTCTGGTTGCCGTGGTGTTGCCAGGACGGAGCCTCCTGGTGATGAAGGGAGAGAGCAGATACCTCTGGACACATGG GATTACTCCTCGGAAGTTTGACATGGTTCCAGCCTGCGACCCACAGTCTCCTGCTCATATGACGCCTGACCTCGGGACCCGCAGCAATCTCACTTTGAGCAAGAGGGGCACGCGCACTTCTTTCACCTTCCGCAAGATCAGACATGAACCCTGCCGCTGTG ccttcCCCTCTGCCTGCGACAGTCAGGGAGCTCCCTCAGCCTCTCCGCCGTCTCCCCCCTCGCTACCCTGTTGCCATGACGACGCAGCCCGTCTTGAGGAGGAGTATGTGCACCGGGTGTACGACGCCATCGCCTCCCACTTCAGCAGCACCCGCCACTCCCCATGGCCTCGCGTTTGCCACTTCCTGTCGTCGCTCCCACCCGGCAGCGTGCTGGCTGATGTGGGCTGTGGAAACGGGAAATACCTGGGCGTCAACACAGAAGTTATTGCA gtTGGTTGTGACCGTAGCAGTGCTCTTGTCCAAATCTGTGCAGAGAGGGGTTTCCAGGCGTTCGTATCAGATGCTCTCAGTGTCCCCCTGCGGACTGCCTCCTGTGATGCCTGTATCTCCATAGCTGTCATACACCACTTTTCCACACAG gagCGTCGGCTGGCAGCAGTGAGGGAGCTGGCAAGACTTTTGAAGCCTGGAGGTCGAGTGCTCATCTACGTTTGGGCTTTTGAACAAGAGTACAACAAGCAGAGGTCCAAGTACCTCAAAGACCAGAACAAAGAGCACCCTGAGAACCACAGCCCCACTAAAAGCACTCCAGAAGACATCCAGGAACCGAGTATCCATACCAGCAGACATTTAGAAGACAACCTACAAGATGTTTGCAAAGAGACCGATGGCAAACTTAGTGTGCACACCAACCGCACAGCCTTCAACACCCAGGACCTTTTGGTTCCCTGGCATCTGAAAGAGGGGAGAAGACGAGGCGAGGAAGAGTCAGGAGAGGGTGGGAAGAAGgataaaaggaaagagaagCCCACAAAGACTTTGGCCTCTGACCCAA CGCCCGTTTTTCACCGGTATTACCACGTGttccagcagggggagctggAGCAGCTGTGTGGTTGGGTGGCTGGAGTCAAAGTGCAGAGCAGCTACCACGACCAGGGAAACTGGTGTGTTATATTAGAGAAGCAAGATGAACTGACACACTCATAG
- the alkbh8 gene encoding tRNA (carboxymethyluridine(34)-5-O)-methyltransferase alkbh8 isoform X1, with protein MDPSVESDVKAVRRSKEYKKVLRKQIKASHTLLKHEGISTASQPTKSLVVANGGLGNGVSREELCTALKEMGELEMLIMHPHKPYAFVTYRSEESARKAHIHLNGQKLQCGENSVTLYLGYVDSVTCEEEASVSLPEGLVLVEDFVSLEEEALLLAAIDWSSTNDDVSAQKALKHRRVKHYGFEFRYDNNNVDKDKPLAAGIPQECLPVLERCVKNEHIDIMPDQLTVNQYESGQGIPPHVDTHSAFEDTIMSLSLGAQTVMEFRHPDGRLVAVVLPGRSLLVMKGESRYLWTHGITPRKFDMVPACDPQSPAHMTPDLGTRSNLTLSKRGTRTSFTFRKIRHEPCRCAFPSACDSQGAPSASPPSPPSLPCCHDDAARLEEEYVHRVYDAIASHFSSTRHSPWPRVCHFLSSLPPGSVLADVGCGNGKYLGVNTEVIAVGCDRSSALVQICAERGFQAFVSDALSVPLRTASCDACISIAVIHHFSTQERRLAAVRELARLLKPGGRVLIYVWAFEQEYNKQRSKYLKDQNKEHPENHSPTKSTPEDIQEPSIHTSRHLEDNLQDVCKETDGKLSVHTNRTAFNTQDLLVPWHLKEGRRRGEEESGEGLDTSDATRSPDFKPSPNGDTTQTSTSTLKSASESSPAPVFHRYYHVFQQGELEQLCGWVAGVKVQSSYHDQGNWCVILEKQDELTHS; from the exons ATGGATCCTAGTGTGGAAAGCGACGTGAAGGCCGTCAGGAGGAGTAAAGAGTATAAGAAAGTTCTTCGAAAACAGATAAAAGCCAGTCACACTTTACTGAAACATGAAGGCATCAGCACAGCATCGCAGCCGACCAAG AGTTTGGTGGTGGCTAACGGCGGCCTGGGGAACGGCGTTAGTCGGGAGGAGCTGTGTACAGCCCTGAAAGAGATGGGAGAGCTGGAGATGCTGATCATGCACCCTCACAAGCCCTATGCTTTTGTCACGTACAG ATCTGAAGAGAGTGCTCGGAAAGCCCACATCCACCTCAATGGCCAAAAGCTGCAATGTGGAGAGAACAGTGTCACACTCTACCTCGGTTATGTCGACTCAG tgaCCTGTGAGGAAGAGGCGTCCGTTTCTTTGCCAGAGGGATTAGTCTTGGTGGAGGATTTTGTGTCACTGGAGGAAGAGGCTCTGTTGCTTGCTGCCATTGACTGGTCGTCAACTAATGATGACGTCTCTG CTCAGAAAGCTCTGAAGCATCGAAGAGTCAAACATTATGGCTTTGAATTTCGCTACGACAACAACAATGTGGATAAAGACAAGCCGTTAGCTGCAG GTATTCCTCAGGAGTGTCTACCTGTTCTGGAGCGGTGTGTGAAGAACGAACACATCGACATCATGCCAGACCAGCTGACTGTCAACCAGTATGAGTCTGGACAGG GTATTCCTCCTCACGTGGACACTCACTCTGCCTTTGAGGACACCATCATGTCACTGAGCCTGGGGGCACAG ACGGTGATGGAGTTCCGTCACCCTGATGGCCGTCTGGTTGCCGTGGTGTTGCCAGGACGGAGCCTCCTGGTGATGAAGGGAGAGAGCAGATACCTCTGGACACATGG GATTACTCCTCGGAAGTTTGACATGGTTCCAGCCTGCGACCCACAGTCTCCTGCTCATATGACGCCTGACCTCGGGACCCGCAGCAATCTCACTTTGAGCAAGAGGGGCACGCGCACTTCTTTCACCTTCCGCAAGATCAGACATGAACCCTGCCGCTGTG ccttcCCCTCTGCCTGCGACAGTCAGGGAGCTCCCTCAGCCTCTCCGCCGTCTCCCCCCTCGCTACCCTGTTGCCATGACGACGCAGCCCGTCTTGAGGAGGAGTATGTGCACCGGGTGTACGACGCCATCGCCTCCCACTTCAGCAGCACCCGCCACTCCCCATGGCCTCGCGTTTGCCACTTCCTGTCGTCGCTCCCACCCGGCAGCGTGCTGGCTGATGTGGGCTGTGGAAACGGGAAATACCTGGGCGTCAACACAGAAGTTATTGCA gtTGGTTGTGACCGTAGCAGTGCTCTTGTCCAAATCTGTGCAGAGAGGGGTTTCCAGGCGTTCGTATCAGATGCTCTCAGTGTCCCCCTGCGGACTGCCTCCTGTGATGCCTGTATCTCCATAGCTGTCATACACCACTTTTCCACACAG gagCGTCGGCTGGCAGCAGTGAGGGAGCTGGCAAGACTTTTGAAGCCTGGAGGTCGAGTGCTCATCTACGTTTGGGCTTTTGAACAAGAGTACAACAAGCAGAGGTCCAAGTACCTCAAAGACCAGAACAAAGAGCACCCTGAGAACCACAGCCCCACTAAAAGCACTCCAGAAGACATCCAGGAACCGAGTATCCATACCAGCAGACATTTAGAAGACAACCTACAAGATGTTTGCAAAGAGACCGATGGCAAACTTAGTGTGCACACCAACCGCACAGCCTTCAACACCCAGGACCTTTTGGTTCCCTGGCATCTGAAAGAGGGGAGAAGACGAGGCGAGGAAGAGTCAGGAGAGG GTCTTGACACCAGTGATGCCACACGCAGCCCAGACTTTAAACCCAGTCCAAATGGTGACACTACTCAGACCTCTACTTCTACTCTAAAGTCGGCGTCTGAGAGCAGCCCAGCGCCCGTTTTTCACCGGTATTACCACGTGttccagcagggggagctggAGCAGCTGTGTGGTTGGGTGGCTGGAGTCAAAGTGCAGAGCAGCTACCACGACCAGGGAAACTGGTGTGTTATATTAGAGAAGCAAGATGAACTGACACACTCATAG
- the alkbh8 gene encoding tRNA (carboxymethyluridine(34)-5-O)-methyltransferase alkbh8 isoform X3, protein MDPSVESDVKAVRRSKEYKKVLRKQIKASHTLLKHEGISTASQPTKSLVVANGGLGNGVSREELCTALKEMGELEMLIMHPHKPYAFVTYRSEESARKAHIHLNGQKLQCGENSVTLYLGYVDSVTCEEEASVSLPEGLVLVEDFVSLEEEALLLAAIDWSSTNDDVSAQKALKHRRVKHYGFEFRYDNNNVDKDKPLAAGIPQECLPVLERCVKNEHIDIMPDQLTVNQYESGQGIPPHVDTHSAFEDTIMSLSLGAQTVMEFRHPDGRLVAVVLPGRSLLVMKGESRYLWTHGITPRKFDMVPACDPQSPAHMTPDLGTRSNLTLSKRGTRTSFTFRKIRHEPCRCAFPSACDSQGAPSASPPSPPSLPCCHDDAARLEEEYVHRVYDAIASHFSSTRHSPWPRVCHFLSSLPPGSVLADVGCGNGKYLGVNTEVIAERRLAAVRELARLLKPGGRVLIYVWAFEQEYNKQRSKYLKDQNKEHPENHSPTKSTPEDIQEPSIHTSRHLEDNLQDVCKETDGKLSVHTNRTAFNTQDLLVPWHLKEGRRRGEEESGEGGKKDKRKEKPTKTLASDPSPGFDSNASSGSGLDTSDATRSPDFKPSPNGDTTQTSTSTLKSASESSPAPVFHRYYHVFQQGELEQLCGWVAGVKVQSSYHDQGNWCVILEKQDELTHS, encoded by the exons ATGGATCCTAGTGTGGAAAGCGACGTGAAGGCCGTCAGGAGGAGTAAAGAGTATAAGAAAGTTCTTCGAAAACAGATAAAAGCCAGTCACACTTTACTGAAACATGAAGGCATCAGCACAGCATCGCAGCCGACCAAG AGTTTGGTGGTGGCTAACGGCGGCCTGGGGAACGGCGTTAGTCGGGAGGAGCTGTGTACAGCCCTGAAAGAGATGGGAGAGCTGGAGATGCTGATCATGCACCCTCACAAGCCCTATGCTTTTGTCACGTACAG ATCTGAAGAGAGTGCTCGGAAAGCCCACATCCACCTCAATGGCCAAAAGCTGCAATGTGGAGAGAACAGTGTCACACTCTACCTCGGTTATGTCGACTCAG tgaCCTGTGAGGAAGAGGCGTCCGTTTCTTTGCCAGAGGGATTAGTCTTGGTGGAGGATTTTGTGTCACTGGAGGAAGAGGCTCTGTTGCTTGCTGCCATTGACTGGTCGTCAACTAATGATGACGTCTCTG CTCAGAAAGCTCTGAAGCATCGAAGAGTCAAACATTATGGCTTTGAATTTCGCTACGACAACAACAATGTGGATAAAGACAAGCCGTTAGCTGCAG GTATTCCTCAGGAGTGTCTACCTGTTCTGGAGCGGTGTGTGAAGAACGAACACATCGACATCATGCCAGACCAGCTGACTGTCAACCAGTATGAGTCTGGACAGG GTATTCCTCCTCACGTGGACACTCACTCTGCCTTTGAGGACACCATCATGTCACTGAGCCTGGGGGCACAG ACGGTGATGGAGTTCCGTCACCCTGATGGCCGTCTGGTTGCCGTGGTGTTGCCAGGACGGAGCCTCCTGGTGATGAAGGGAGAGAGCAGATACCTCTGGACACATGG GATTACTCCTCGGAAGTTTGACATGGTTCCAGCCTGCGACCCACAGTCTCCTGCTCATATGACGCCTGACCTCGGGACCCGCAGCAATCTCACTTTGAGCAAGAGGGGCACGCGCACTTCTTTCACCTTCCGCAAGATCAGACATGAACCCTGCCGCTGTG ccttcCCCTCTGCCTGCGACAGTCAGGGAGCTCCCTCAGCCTCTCCGCCGTCTCCCCCCTCGCTACCCTGTTGCCATGACGACGCAGCCCGTCTTGAGGAGGAGTATGTGCACCGGGTGTACGACGCCATCGCCTCCCACTTCAGCAGCACCCGCCACTCCCCATGGCCTCGCGTTTGCCACTTCCTGTCGTCGCTCCCACCCGGCAGCGTGCTGGCTGATGTGGGCTGTGGAAACGGGAAATACCTGGGCGTCAACACAGAAGTTATTGCA gagCGTCGGCTGGCAGCAGTGAGGGAGCTGGCAAGACTTTTGAAGCCTGGAGGTCGAGTGCTCATCTACGTTTGGGCTTTTGAACAAGAGTACAACAAGCAGAGGTCCAAGTACCTCAAAGACCAGAACAAAGAGCACCCTGAGAACCACAGCCCCACTAAAAGCACTCCAGAAGACATCCAGGAACCGAGTATCCATACCAGCAGACATTTAGAAGACAACCTACAAGATGTTTGCAAAGAGACCGATGGCAAACTTAGTGTGCACACCAACCGCACAGCCTTCAACACCCAGGACCTTTTGGTTCCCTGGCATCTGAAAGAGGGGAGAAGACGAGGCGAGGAAGAGTCAGGAGAGGGTGGGAAGAAGgataaaaggaaagagaagCCCACAAAGACTTTGGCCTCTGACCCAAGTCCAGGTTTTGACTCAAATGCGTCTTCTGGATCAGGTCTTGACACCAGTGATGCCACACGCAGCCCAGACTTTAAACCCAGTCCAAATGGTGACACTACTCAGACCTCTACTTCTACTCTAAAGTCGGCGTCTGAGAGCAGCCCAGCGCCCGTTTTTCACCGGTATTACCACGTGttccagcagggggagctggAGCAGCTGTGTGGTTGGGTGGCTGGAGTCAAAGTGCAGAGCAGCTACCACGACCAGGGAAACTGGTGTGTTATATTAGAGAAGCAAGATGAACTGACACACTCATAG